Proteins from a genomic interval of Sphingobacterium lactis:
- a CDS encoding metallophosphoesterase has translation MIRFPKWMAATLLLVLSLPKLYAQDKQSFQQPTLSDSTSWTLVLLPDIQNYVKFQRNQPILDVMMNWIVQHRDRLNIEMVMCTGDLVEHDDIINPDPKKMDQTGKQQWEAAARAFAKLDGKIPYITATGNHDYNIFSYTHKPKTTHFPQYFYPDKNSENQKILREVTENVYGNPSLENAAYQWKSPHGKPFLFLSLEFAPRDTVLRWANKIVNQQKYADHSVVLLTHAYLNYKNEHIATAKYDLQDAHYGTAVFDRLVRPAKNIEMVFSGHIGAPNDVRKHLGFRIDNNSAGKRVSQMTFNAQALGGGTYGSGGDGWIRILEFLPDGKTVKVRTFSPFFALSSSTQHLAWRTEDYDEFTITLN, from the coding sequence ATGATCAGATTTCCAAAATGGATGGCAGCGACACTCCTACTCGTGCTATCCCTCCCAAAACTTTACGCACAGGATAAACAATCCTTCCAACAACCTACCCTTAGCGACTCCACATCGTGGACATTGGTGCTGTTGCCCGATATCCAGAACTATGTGAAATTCCAACGTAACCAGCCTATTCTCGATGTGATGATGAACTGGATCGTCCAGCACAGGGATCGCCTCAACATTGAGATGGTGATGTGTACCGGCGACCTTGTCGAGCATGACGATATCATTAATCCCGATCCGAAGAAAATGGACCAAACGGGAAAGCAACAGTGGGAAGCCGCGGCCCGTGCCTTTGCCAAATTGGATGGAAAGATTCCTTACATCACCGCGACTGGAAACCACGATTACAACATCTTTAGTTACACCCACAAACCAAAGACGACCCATTTCCCGCAATATTTCTATCCCGATAAGAACAGTGAAAATCAGAAGATTCTTCGCGAGGTGACGGAGAATGTGTATGGCAACCCTAGCTTGGAGAATGCCGCCTACCAATGGAAATCCCCACACGGTAAGCCTTTCCTATTCCTCTCGCTGGAATTTGCCCCTCGGGATACCGTCCTGCGTTGGGCGAACAAGATCGTGAATCAGCAAAAATATGCCGACCACAGCGTCGTTCTGCTGACTCATGCCTACCTGAACTACAAGAATGAACACATAGCGACCGCCAAATACGACCTTCAGGATGCGCACTACGGCACGGCGGTATTCGACCGCCTGGTTCGGCCGGCCAAGAATATCGAAATGGTATTCTCGGGCCACATCGGCGCACCAAATGACGTACGCAAGCATTTGGGGTTCCGCATCGATAACAACAGTGCCGGTAAGCGCGTAAGCCAGATGACGTTCAATGCGCAGGCGCTTGGCGGCGGGACCTACGGCAGTGGTGGCGACGGCTGGATCCGCATCCTGGAATTCCTCCCCGACGGAAAGACGGTAAAAGTCCGGACATTCTCCCCATTCTTTGCCCTTTCCAGCAGCACCCAGCACCTTGCCTGGCGAACGGAAGATTATGATGAATTTACCATCACCCTCAATTGA
- the rplT gene encoding 50S ribosomal protein L20 codes for MPRSVNAVASRRRRKRILKLAKGYYGSRSKVYTIAKNTVEKGLQYAYRDRKTKKREFRALWIQRINAGARQHGISYSQLIGKLNAKNIGLNRKVLADLALNNPDAFKAVVDAVK; via the coding sequence ATGCCACGTTCGGTTAACGCAGTAGCTTCGAGAAGAAGAAGAAAAAGAATCCTTAAATTAGCCAAAGGCTATTATGGATCCCGTAGCAAAGTTTATACTATTGCTAAAAATACAGTAGAAAAAGGTTTACAGTACGCTTACCGCGACCGTAAAACCAAAAAACGCGAGTTCAGAGCTTTATGGATTCAACGTATCAACGCTGGAGCACGTCAACACGGAATCTCTTATTCCCAATTGATCGGTAAATTAAACGCTAAAAACATCGGCCTAAACCGTAAGGTATTAGCTGACTTAGCTTTAAACAATCCAGATGCTTTCAAAGCAGTTGTAGACGCAGTAAAATAA
- the rpmI gene encoding 50S ribosomal protein L35, translating to MPKVKTNSSAKKRFKLTGTGKIARKNAFKSHILTKKTTKQKRNLTTTSYVNDADMGNVKRMLAIGK from the coding sequence ATGCCAAAAGTTAAAACCAATTCCAGCGCGAAAAAACGCTTTAAATTGACTGGAACAGGTAAAATTGCAAGAAAAAACGCTTTCAAAAGCCACATCTTGACAAAGAAAACGACAAAACAAAAACGTAACTTAACTACAACTAGTTATGTTAATGACGCTGATATGGGCAACGTAAAACGTATGCTTGCTATCGGTAAATAA
- the infC gene encoding translation initiation factor IF-3, whose protein sequence is MAKSNTFGNRGPIRKKEPEHRINEHIRVPEVRLVGDNVETGIYPTRQALAMADDLELDLVEISPNATPPVCKIIDYSKFVYEQKKKQKEIKANAKQTVIKEIRFGPNTSEHDFEFKLKHAMRFLESGEKVRAYVHFKGRAIVFKEQGEILLLRFAQALEDYGKVELLPKLEGKRMFLTLAPKVAAKK, encoded by the coding sequence TTGGCAAAAAGTAACACTTTCGGCAATAGAGGCCCGATTAGAAAGAAAGAACCAGAACACCGTATCAATGAGCACATCCGTGTTCCAGAAGTACGTTTGGTTGGAGATAACGTTGAAACAGGAATCTACCCCACGCGGCAAGCCCTAGCAATGGCTGACGATTTGGAGTTGGATTTGGTTGAAATCTCTCCTAATGCTACGCCTCCTGTTTGTAAGATTATCGACTACAGTAAATTCGTTTACGAACAGAAAAAGAAACAAAAAGAAATCAAAGCAAACGCGAAACAAACTGTTATTAAGGAGATCCGTTTCGGACCGAATACCAGTGAGCATGACTTCGAGTTCAAATTGAAACATGCGATGCGTTTCTTGGAAAGCGGTGAGAAAGTTCGTGCCTACGTGCATTTCAAAGGCCGTGCAATCGTATTCAAGGAGCAAGGGGAAATCTTGTTGCTTCGTTTTGCACAGGCGTTGGAAGACTACGGGAAAGTGGAATTGCTACCTAAATTGGAAGGTAAGCGTATGTTCTTGACCCTAGCGCCGAAGGTTGCCGCGAAAAAGTAA